The following proteins are encoded in a genomic region of Zea mays cultivar B73 chromosome 9, Zm-B73-REFERENCE-NAM-5.0, whole genome shotgun sequence:
- the LOC100279033 gene encoding uncharacterized protein LOC100279033 — MESHHGGDGKARDKFSVYQNPSLTRALDSRSARPSVTVLLVLAVISVASASSFLALTSREEQLTKLAGRAGISVLAAVFVIRLVEAALGLVALFTLLGFFRALMLYNGQKALAKADKVVLSERQLGLLGLKMAGSEGGGKGEQIKRPPKTKPSTPSEPIVPIRRSSFSYTPSRPSGQSRIGSSHLSPGGERLIMALPMSPSTPLQKHVSSPSTPWSRKSSGSAKGIQTEAMLDQFLAGLDVNIDKIMDPETKTTTPPATITSFGVATPVSITTSTTPSGAARSTPLRPVRMSPGSHQKYSTPPKKGEGELPTPMSLEQAVEAFENLGVYPEIEQWRDSLRQWFSSVVMNPLVQKIKTSHTQVKQTTATVGASVTVSQVGSDLPSTTPPVALSPLGGTKDWQPTVTVDEDGILNQLHSALLHSRDAPVAQTFGSLQQPQRNPHLPAIQACIDAITEHQRLNTLMKGELIKGLLPQSSVRADYTVQRVQELAEGTCLKNYDYMGHGNDYGKSEKKWTTELPTDSHLLLYLFAAFLEHPKWMLHVDPTSYSGSQSSKNPLFLGVLPPKERFPEKYVALISGVPAIIHPGALILAVSKQNPPIFALYWDKKQQFSLQGRTALWDAILLLCHQINVGYGGVVRGIHIGSSALNLLSVIDSDSES, encoded by the exons ATGGAATCCCATCACGGCGGCGACGGGAAGGCGCGGGACAAGTTCTCGGTGTACCAGAACCCGTCCCTCACCCGCGCCCTAGACTCCCGCAGCGCCCGCCCCTCCGTCACAGTCCTCCTCGTCCTCGCGGTCATATCCGTCGCCTCCGCATCCTCCTTCCTCGCCCTCACCTCCCG GGAGGAGCAGCTCACCAAGCTCGCCGGACGAGCGGGTATCTCTGTCCTTGCTGCTG TTTTTGTCATTAGGTTGGTGGAAGCAGCACTCGGTCTTGTTGCACTTTTCACACTGCTGGGGTTCTTCAGGGCACTGATGTTATACAATGGGCAGAAGGCACTGGCCAAGGCCGACAAGGTTGTCTTGTCTGAACGCCAACTGGGGCTTCTTGGGTTAAAGATGGCAGGTTCAGAAGGAGGTGGGAAAGGTGAGCAAATCAAAAGGCCTCCCAAGACCAAGCCATCAACACCATCGGAACCAATTGTGCCTATCAGGAGGTCTTCGTTCAGCTATACACCATCTCGGCCTTCGGGGCAATCTAGGATTGGTTCCAGCCATTTGAGCCCTGGTGGTGAGAGACTGATCATGGCATTGCCAATGTCACCCTCCACACCATTGCAGAAGCATGTCTCTTCTCCTTCAACTCCATGGTCAAGGAAAAGCTCAGGCAGTGCCAAGGGCATACAGACAGAGGCAATGCTGGACCAGTTCTTGGCTGGCTTGGATGTAAACATTGACAAAATCATGGATCCAGAGACTAAGACTACAACACCTCCAGCAACCATTACAAGCTTTGGTGTTGCTACCCCTGTTTCAATTACCACATCGACCACCCCTTCTGGTGCTGCAAGGAGCACACCTCTGAGACCTGTGAGGATGTCTCCTGGCTCCCATCAGAAATACAGCACGCCACCAAAAAAGGGTGAGGGTGAACTTCCAACTCCAATGTCCTTAGAGCAAGCAGTGGAGGCCTTTGAGAACTTGGGTGTATATCCTGAGATTGAGCAGTGGCGAGATAGTCTCAGGCAGTGGTTTTCTTCAGTTGTGATGAACCCACTTGTACAAAAAATCAAAACAAGCCATACTCAG GTTAAGCAAACAACAGCTACTGTTGGGGCTTCAGTTACTGTTAGCCAAGTTGGAAGTGATCTGCCAAGCACAACACCACCAGTTGCCTTGTCTCCTCTTGGTGGGACTAAAGATTGGCAACCGACTGTCACGGTAGATGAGGATGGGATCCTTAACCAATTGCACTCTGCACTCCTACATTCTCGAGATGCCCCTGTTG CGCAAACTTTTGGCAGTCTACAACAGCCACAACGGAACCCCCACCTTCCAGCTATTCAAGCATGTATTGATGCAATCACAGAGCATCAGAGGCTCAACACTCTGATGAAGGGAGAGCTGATAAAAGGCTTGTTGCCACAGAGTAGTGTCCGTGCTGATTACACTGTCCAGAGAGTTCAAG AACTCGCTGAAGGAACATGCTTGAAGAATTATGATTACATGGGTCATGGAAATGACTATGGTAAATCAGAAAAGAAATGGACCACCGAGCTACCTACTGACTCACACCTTCTTCTGTATCTGTTTGCTGCTTTCCTTGAACATCCAAAATGGATGCTTCATGTTGACCCTACCTCGTACTCTGGTTCCCAGTCCAGCAAAAATCCCTTATTTCTGGGAGTTCTTCCACCAAAAGAGAGGTTCCCAGAAAAGTATGTTGCTCTGATATCAGGTGTTCCAGCAATTATTCACCCAGGGGCTCTTATACTGGCTGTGAGCAAGCAGAATCCTCCAATTTTTGCTCTATACTGGGACAAGAAGCAGCAATTTTCTCTTCAG GGAAGAACAGCTCTGTGGGAtgccattctacttttatgtcaccAAATAAACGTTGGGTATGGCGGTGTGGTTAGAGGAATCCATATCGGTTCGTCTGCCTTGAATCTCCTGTCAGTTATAGATTCAGATTCAGAAAGCTGA